A window of Dyella terrae contains these coding sequences:
- a CDS encoding ABC transporter ATP-binding protein, with amino-acid sequence MAQVRLDKLRKVYPNGHVGVADASFDIADGELLVLVGPSGCGKTTLLRMIAGLESISGGTLSIGDRVVNDVAPKDRDIAMVFQNYALYPHMTVAENLGFGLRLRGTPTSEVDRRVADAARMLELEQRLDSRPAALSGGQRQRVALGRALVRNPSVFLLDEPLSNLDAKLRLSMRVEIARIHRKLGATMVYVTHDQIEAMTLGQRIVVLNGGVIQQIDTPMNLYDKPANLFVAGFLGSPAMNLFRGTLRADGRLETPESTVALGELPPTSALANWLDKEVVVGVRPEDLQPSDHGSLSAQLEVIEPVGNEVFLNLRHGTTELVSRVAPRSLPLPGASMTFGFAPEKLHFFDAASGQRIG; translated from the coding sequence ATGGCCCAAGTGCGTCTGGACAAGCTGCGCAAGGTGTATCCCAACGGCCATGTCGGCGTGGCGGACGCCAGTTTCGACATCGCCGACGGCGAGCTGCTGGTCCTGGTAGGGCCCTCCGGCTGCGGCAAGACCACGCTGCTGCGCATGATCGCCGGCCTGGAATCCATCAGCGGCGGCACGCTTAGCATTGGCGATCGGGTGGTCAATGACGTGGCGCCCAAGGATCGGGATATCGCCATGGTGTTCCAGAACTACGCGCTTTATCCGCATATGACCGTCGCAGAGAATCTTGGCTTTGGCCTGCGCCTGCGCGGCACGCCGACGTCGGAAGTGGACCGGCGCGTGGCGGACGCGGCGCGCATGCTTGAACTGGAGCAGCGCCTGGATTCACGCCCGGCGGCGTTGTCGGGCGGTCAGCGCCAGCGTGTCGCGCTCGGTCGCGCGCTCGTGCGCAATCCATCGGTGTTCCTGCTCGACGAGCCGCTCTCCAACCTCGACGCCAAACTACGGCTGTCCATGCGCGTGGAGATCGCGCGCATCCACCGCAAACTCGGCGCAACGATGGTCTACGTCACCCACGACCAGATCGAGGCGATGACACTGGGCCAGCGCATCGTGGTGCTCAACGGCGGCGTGATCCAGCAGATCGACACGCCCATGAACCTCTACGACAAACCGGCCAATCTCTTCGTCGCCGGTTTCCTGGGCAGCCCGGCGATGAACTTGTTTCGCGGCACGCTGCGCGCTGACGGGCGTCTGGAAACGCCCGAAAGCACCGTGGCCCTGGGCGAACTCCCACCGACGAGCGCGCTGGCGAACTGGCTGGACAAGGAAGTGGTCGTGGGCGTGCGCCCGGAAGATCTGCAACCTTCCGACCACGGTTCGCTTTCAGCCCAACTCGAAGTCATCGAGCCTGTGGGCAATGAAGTCTTTCTCAATCTGCGCCACGGCACGACGGAGCTGGTTTCGCGCGTTGCGCCCCGTTCGCTGCCGTTGCCGGGTGCATCGATGACGTTCGGGTTCGCGCCCGAGAAGCTCCACTTCTTCGATGCAGCCTCCGGGCAGCGTATCGGGTGA
- a CDS encoding TonB-dependent hemoglobin/transferrin/lactoferrin family receptor, with translation MSMFRLTPLAAVIFAVLVAPVRADDSAATAENTTELPKVQVTAISSSLQLNTPGTVTQISRQQMDEHLVSNIRDLVRYEPGVSVIGTAGRFGLDSFNIRGLSGNRTRIEIDGVSMPSSFGAGVGGGSFRAGRNFVDLDTVRQVEIVRGPASAIYPSDSLGGMVSLRTKDPVDYLTDGRHVYLSLKEQYDTTDRSLSSAATLAGGNAQNGIVFIFNHREGHETDNKGDIGGYGAARTRPDPLTYGLDSFLAKYVHTSAKGRLDRVTVEGSQLRTKTNSWSAMGGAVGYYHSQDENRRVRGSVGQEYTAIDSPIVSSLEWNVYAQNARSTTDTQTETAAYRRNFNNMPLRERVMGGKLVAVKRLGDDSAVAQSISYGVELSRTTADSWASGYGQSKATGATGTTTPYMPGRYPMHLIPKSDTDRWSVFAEDEITLLDSHLQITPGVRVDRYEYKPDNDALYQKYNPTFVAQNYEKTHTSPKLGVIWRINDVYSVYGNYAQGFRPPLYSEIAGAWNEQPIASINIAYLPNNNLKAETSKGLELGFRGHGTAGWFNVAAYYNKYRDFIWSGYALPAAQVPDWAYQMAPGARVNMFFQAVNAPRAVIKGAEASGALRLETFADALQGWQLKGSASITSGKLIEPGSDGYSPLNTVDPAKLVLGVSYDATQWGAELVGTGVRRHTQLSLPTAFRPPGYATIDLYGHYEPVKNLTLYAGVTNLADRKYWDWGNLNSGVLGNLITGNGANDAGTGGIPADRLTMPGRTFSIAARIAL, from the coding sequence ATGTCCATGTTTCGCCTTACACCGCTTGCCGCGGTGATTTTCGCCGTCCTGGTCGCGCCGGTGCGCGCCGACGACAGCGCCGCCACTGCCGAGAACACCACCGAACTGCCGAAAGTGCAGGTGACGGCGATCAGCTCGTCGCTGCAGCTCAACACGCCCGGCACGGTCACGCAGATCAGCCGTCAGCAGATGGACGAGCATCTGGTGAGCAATATCCGCGACCTCGTGCGCTATGAGCCGGGTGTGTCGGTGATCGGTACGGCCGGTCGCTTTGGTCTGGACAGCTTCAATATCCGTGGACTGTCGGGTAACCGCACGCGTATCGAAATCGACGGCGTGAGCATGCCTTCGTCGTTTGGTGCGGGCGTCGGTGGCGGCAGCTTCCGTGCGGGCCGCAACTTCGTGGATCTCGACACCGTGCGTCAGGTGGAGATCGTACGCGGTCCGGCGTCGGCCATTTATCCGTCCGATTCGCTGGGTGGCATGGTGAGCTTGCGCACGAAGGATCCGGTCGATTACCTCACCGATGGCCGCCACGTTTATCTCTCGCTGAAAGAGCAATACGACACCACCGACCGCAGCTTGAGCTCCGCGGCGACGCTGGCGGGTGGCAACGCGCAGAACGGTATCGTCTTTATCTTCAACCACCGCGAAGGCCACGAGACCGACAACAAGGGCGACATCGGCGGCTACGGCGCCGCGCGCACGCGTCCCGATCCGTTGACCTATGGCCTGGACAGTTTCCTGGCCAAATACGTGCACACCTCCGCGAAGGGACGGCTGGATCGCGTCACCGTCGAAGGCTCGCAGCTGCGGACGAAAACCAACAGCTGGTCCGCCATGGGCGGCGCGGTGGGTTACTACCACTCGCAGGACGAGAATCGTCGTGTGCGCGGCAGCGTCGGGCAGGAATACACCGCGATCGACTCGCCGATCGTCAGTTCACTGGAATGGAACGTCTACGCGCAGAACGCCCGCAGCACCACGGATACGCAGACCGAAACGGCAGCCTACCGCCGCAATTTCAACAACATGCCACTGCGCGAACGCGTCATGGGCGGCAAGCTTGTCGCAGTGAAGCGGCTGGGTGACGACAGCGCGGTCGCCCAATCCATCAGCTACGGTGTCGAGCTTTCGCGCACCACCGCTGATTCGTGGGCCAGCGGCTATGGGCAGAGCAAGGCGACAGGAGCCACGGGCACCACCACGCCCTACATGCCGGGCCGCTATCCGATGCATCTGATCCCCAAGAGCGACACCGATCGCTGGTCGGTCTTTGCCGAAGACGAGATCACGCTGCTCGACTCGCATTTGCAGATCACGCCCGGTGTACGCGTGGACCGCTACGAGTACAAGCCGGACAACGACGCGCTGTACCAGAAGTACAACCCCACCTTTGTCGCGCAGAACTACGAGAAGACGCATACCTCGCCGAAGCTCGGCGTGATCTGGCGCATCAACGACGTCTACAGCGTGTACGGCAACTACGCGCAGGGATTCCGCCCGCCGCTTTACAGCGAGATCGCCGGCGCGTGGAACGAACAACCGATCGCCAGCATCAACATCGCGTATCTGCCAAACAACAACCTCAAGGCTGAAACCAGCAAGGGCCTGGAGCTGGGCTTCCGCGGCCACGGCACGGCCGGCTGGTTCAACGTCGCTGCGTACTACAACAAGTACCGCGACTTCATCTGGTCCGGTTATGCCTTGCCTGCCGCGCAGGTGCCAGACTGGGCGTATCAGATGGCGCCCGGCGCGCGCGTCAACATGTTCTTCCAGGCGGTCAACGCGCCGCGCGCGGTGATCAAGGGCGCCGAAGCCAGCGGTGCGTTGCGGCTGGAGACCTTCGCCGATGCCTTGCAGGGATGGCAGCTCAAGGGCAGCGCGTCGATCACCAGCGGCAAACTGATCGAACCGGGCAGTGATGGCTACAGCCCGCTCAATACGGTCGATCCGGCCAAGCTGGTGCTGGGCGTTTCGTACGACGCGACGCAATGGGGCGCCGAGCTGGTCGGCACCGGTGTGCGTCGTCATACGCAACTTTCGCTGCCGACGGCCTTCCGCCCGCCGGGCTACGCCACGATCGATCTGTACGGCCACTACGAGCCAGTCAAGAACCTCACCCTCTACGCCGGCGTGACCAACCTCGCCGACCGCAAGTACTGGGACTGGGGCAACCTCAATAGCGGCGTGCTGGGCAACCTGATTACCGGCAACGGCGCCAACGATGCCGGCACCGGTGGCATTCCCGCCGATCGCCTCACCATGCCCGGTCGCACTTTCAGCATCGCCGCACGCATCGCTCTGTGA
- a CDS encoding hemin-degrading factor produces the protein MLNENVNPSVVELPPAQLRDAWAALKQAEPNLRARDLAEKLGVSEGEVVASRCGEGVVRLEGPWADLIRDLPSVGYVMVLTRNDSCVHEKKGSFNNVDLGPMMGVVLDEAIDLRIFLKHWKYGFAVREESRGRVLNSLQFFDSDGTAVHKIYQTEQTDAEAWSRLVAKFNAAVQTPLFEARTVADPLPEVLKDNAIDVAALQDGWRAMRDPHDFFALLRRQQVTRAQALRLVGDEFAHRVDNSAVRVMLEQASVSELPIMVFVGSPGVVQIHTGPVHHIKPMGPWLNILDPDFNLHLREDHIVQSWVVRKPSPEGAVTSLELYDAKGQQIVQFFGKRKPGIPEREDWRVLVASLPRAEVDHG, from the coding sequence ATGCTCAACGAAAACGTGAATCCCTCCGTCGTGGAACTTCCGCCAGCCCAGCTGCGCGATGCATGGGCGGCCCTGAAGCAAGCCGAGCCCAACCTGCGCGCGCGTGATCTTGCCGAGAAGCTTGGCGTGAGCGAAGGCGAAGTGGTGGCCAGTCGCTGCGGCGAGGGCGTCGTGCGGCTTGAAGGCCCTTGGGCGGACCTGATCCGCGACCTCCCCTCGGTCGGCTACGTGATGGTGCTGACGCGCAACGATAGCTGTGTGCACGAGAAGAAGGGCAGCTTCAACAACGTCGATCTCGGCCCGATGATGGGCGTGGTGCTGGACGAAGCGATCGATCTGCGCATTTTCCTCAAGCACTGGAAGTACGGCTTTGCGGTGCGCGAGGAGTCACGCGGTCGCGTCCTCAACAGCCTGCAGTTCTTTGATAGCGATGGCACCGCGGTGCACAAGATCTACCAGACCGAACAGACCGACGCGGAGGCGTGGTCGCGGCTGGTGGCGAAGTTCAATGCGGCTGTGCAGACGCCGCTGTTCGAAGCGCGGACCGTCGCCGACCCGCTGCCGGAAGTGCTCAAGGACAACGCGATTGATGTCGCGGCCCTGCAGGACGGCTGGCGGGCGATGCGCGATCCGCACGATTTCTTTGCACTGCTGCGGCGCCAGCAGGTGACGCGTGCGCAGGCATTGCGCCTGGTGGGCGATGAATTCGCACATCGTGTCGACAACAGCGCCGTGCGCGTCATGCTCGAACAGGCTTCGGTCAGCGAACTACCGATCATGGTGTTCGTCGGCTCGCCGGGCGTGGTGCAGATCCACACCGGGCCCGTGCATCACATCAAGCCCATGGGACCATGGCTCAACATTCTCGATCCTGACTTCAACCTGCATCTGCGCGAAGACCACATCGTGCAGAGCTGGGTCGTGCGCAAGCCGTCGCCGGAAGGCGCCGTGACCTCGCTGGAGTTGTACGACGCGAAGGGGCAACAGATCGTGCAGTTCTTCGGCAAGCGCAAGCCGGGCATTCCGGAGCGCGAGGACTGGCGTGTGCTGGTGGCGTCGCTTCCGCGAGCGGAGGTGGATCATGGCTAA
- a CDS encoding heme/hemin ABC transporter substrate-binding protein, with protein MAKLGLSLLRRMAFLGIAAIVALTSFRAAAETPVRVVALGGDITETIYALGAESSLVGVDSTSLWPEAAQKLPNVGYVRQLSAEGILALHPQLIIATHDAGPAAVIEQLRQAGARLEMLPVSRSPDDALAKVRRIGELLDRKAQAEALAQRMSAHYQSLGASVASMKRHPRVVFLMSAGAGSPMAAGRHTAADRVIALTGGTNVAARFEGYKPVSPEAMVALAPDVIMLMRERATDVGGVEGVLKLPGVTQTPAGKAQRILFIDGQALLGFGPRNAAEAVELQQTLAGAAP; from the coding sequence ATGGCTAAGCTGGGTCTGTCGCTTCTGCGGCGCATGGCTTTCCTCGGCATCGCTGCGATCGTCGCCTTGACCAGTTTCCGCGCCGCTGCCGAAACGCCGGTTCGCGTCGTCGCGCTGGGCGGCGACATCACCGAAACCATCTATGCACTGGGCGCCGAATCAAGCCTGGTTGGCGTCGACAGCACGAGCCTGTGGCCCGAAGCGGCGCAGAAACTGCCCAATGTCGGCTATGTGCGGCAGTTGAGCGCCGAAGGCATCCTCGCCCTGCATCCGCAGTTGATCATTGCCACGCACGACGCGGGCCCTGCGGCGGTGATCGAGCAGTTGCGGCAGGCTGGTGCGCGTCTGGAAATGTTGCCGGTGTCGCGCAGCCCCGACGATGCGCTCGCGAAGGTTCGCCGCATCGGCGAGCTGCTGGATCGCAAGGCGCAGGCCGAGGCGCTGGCGCAGCGCATGAGCGCTCACTACCAGTCGCTGGGTGCCAGCGTCGCGTCGATGAAGCGTCATCCGCGCGTGGTGTTCCTGATGTCCGCCGGCGCAGGAAGCCCGATGGCGGCAGGCAGGCACACGGCGGCCGATCGCGTCATCGCGCTGACCGGCGGTACCAATGTTGCCGCCCGCTTCGAAGGCTACAAACCCGTCTCGCCCGAAGCGATGGTGGCGCTCGCGCCGGACGTGATCATGCTGATGCGTGAACGCGCGACGGATGTCGGTGGTGTCGAGGGTGTACTGAAACTCCCCGGTGTCACACAGACGCCTGCGGGCAAAGCCCAGCGCATCCTGTTCATCGACGGCCAGGCCTTGCTGGGCTTCGGTCCGCGCAATGCCGCCGAGGCCGTCGAACTGCAGCAGACGCTCGCCGGGGCCGCGCCGTGA